In Helicobacter mastomyrinus, a single genomic region encodes these proteins:
- a CDS encoding SLAC1 anion channel family protein has translation MLSFPPILFQFLCVIVSTLSLIIFCFYILKLLKYPQAILSEFTHPVKLNFFAAISMSALLLSNIFHNITPLSHTLFSLAAGFQIFIALYAITYWLNKDIEFAHSNPAWFIPVVGNLLVTTAGVGFANHTLLMFFFSLGIFFWIILTAILFNRIIFHGMLAQKFLPTLAIFIAPPAVAMLGYLRINNGEFDLFAEILLNIAVIFTLILFALAKNFYKIKFFISWWAFTFPFAALTLALLVAYEKTSILLYYFLCFLSLILTTCIILFVGIKTIQAIILGEIWKEE, from the coding sequence GTGCTTTCTTTTCCGCCCATTTTATTTCAGTTTCTTTGTGTCATTGTTTCAACTCTTTCATTGATTATTTTTTGCTTTTATATACTTAAACTTTTGAAATATCCGCAAGCCATTTTGAGTGAATTCACTCACCCTGTAAAACTCAATTTTTTTGCTGCAATCTCTATGTCGGCTTTACTTCTTTCAAATATATTTCACAACATTACCCCTCTTTCTCACACGCTTTTTTCCCTTGCTGCAGGATTCCAAATCTTCATCGCCCTTTATGCCATTACTTATTGGCTTAACAAAGATATAGAATTTGCGCATTCTAATCCTGCTTGGTTTATTCCCGTTGTTGGGAATCTCCTTGTAACAACGGCTGGGGTAGGATTTGCCAATCACACTCTCTTGATGTTTTTCTTTTCCTTAGGAATCTTTTTTTGGATTATCCTTACGGCAATTTTATTTAATCGCATTATTTTTCACGGAATGTTAGCCCAAAAATTTCTCCCCACACTTGCTATTTTTATCGCTCCTCCTGCTGTTGCAATGCTAGGTTATCTTAGAATCAACAATGGAGAATTTGATTTATTTGCTGAAATTCTTCTAAACATTGCTGTTATTTTTACCCTTATCCTCTTTGCCCTTGCAAAAAACTTCTATAAAATCAAATTTTTTATCTCGTGGTGGGCGTTTACCTTTCCTTTTGCTGCCCTCACACTAGCACTCCTTGTAGCATATGAAAAAACCTCTATCTTGCTATATTATTTCTTGTGTTTCCTTTCTCTTATACTCACAACCTGTATTATCCTATTTGTAGGAATAAAAACAATACAAGCAATTATCTTAGGGGAGATTTGGAAAGAAGAGTAA